The following is a genomic window from Archangium lipolyticum.
GTAGACACCGCCAATACGGAAAGGAGCTTCTTCATGGGATGAGAGGATCCTGGCATGCCGCGCGGAAGGAGCCGCGCGGACGGGGGGGGCGCACCGCTAAACGAACCGGGCCGCAATCCTCCGGGGCGTTCCGTCCCTCGGGATATCGGTTGCGATGCAAAGCAGTGATTACACGTTTTCCTGGCTGACGTCACCTTTTGAGGTGCGGAGCCCTCGCCCGTTCAACTGGCAGTCAATCCTGCCTGCTACATTCAGTGCGGATGATCGTCTTCAGCGAGGCGATGGGAAGACCGTGACGAACACCCGCGCATCGACAAGAGCTTGCACACCAACTCCAAGGCAGCTCACGGGTTTCCGGTGTTCACGACAAGGAACAATGGGCGTACACTCGCGTGCACGCATTGTTGGGGGATTGAGATCCATTGCCATCGCCCGCAGTGTGAATACGGCCACTTGAAAGGCCGTTCGGTGCGGTCCTTCGCTTGTATGGGTCCTCGCCGCATTCCCACCCTGGAGCGTTGCCCTTGAAATCATTCGTTGCGAAGCGCGGTCTGTTCACCTGTCTCGTGGCCTCCTCCGTCGTTCTCGGAGGCGCCGCGTGCGGCCTCGAGGCCGAGCTCGACGAAACGGGCTCGGAGGTCGGTGAGGTGGAGAACCCGCTCACGGTCACCAAGGCCGCTGCGGGCGAGGCCGAGTGCACGGCCACGGTCTCCATCAACCGCGTCGATACCTCGCTCGTCAGCTCGTGCCAGGTGAGCTGCAAGCGCGATGGCGCGCTCAACCTGCGCCTCCACATCCAGAAGAAGTCCGAGACGGGCACCTGGTCGTCGGTGGCTTTCGGGTCGCTCGGCACCGACGCCCGCACGGGCGGCACCGTGAATGCGACCGCGCCCAACCAGCCCACGGGCATCTACCGCGCCCAGTGCTGGGTCGACCACAGTGAGCAGACCGTCCACCAGTCCAGCTACGTCTACGCTGGCGGCAATCTGGTCTTCTAGTCCAGTCTGTCTCCAGCCAAGAGCCCCTGCCTCTCAGCGCGCGCTGGACGTAGGGAGCGGGGTTCACTCCCGCCGAGCAGAACCACCAGGACTACCTGAGGTCAGATGAATGGCACCTCGGCCTCCAAGGCCCAGGGTCCACCCAGGTAGCGCCACAGCAAGAGGCCCTCGCCTCGCGCCGTGAAGGGCGAGAAACCCGCTTCCAGCGAGGCCTTCAGCGCGCGGGCCTCTTCGGCGGGAACCTTGTTCTGAACCGTCACGTGAGGGCGGAATCCCTGCCGATCCTGGGGCGTCAGCCAATGCGCCCACCGCCGGGCCAGCTCCGCGCGCAAGGAGCTCAATGGCGGAGAGACGATCTCGAACGCCACCCCGCGCCCCAGCGAGCGCGGACCCGTCACCTGTAGATCCACCGCGGCGGTGGGCGCCACCGCGCGCAGGTCCGCCTCCACCCTGTCCCGCTCCTCTCCGGGCAGATGGTGGAACAACGTCAGGTGCGCGGAGAGGTGGTTGAGCTTCGCCGGGAAGTGTTCCCGACGCAGGCGGTCGAAGCGGGAGAAGGTGTCCACATCGAGCTTCAAGGTCACGATGAGGGGTTCCATCCTCCTCCCCTTCCTTCAGCCCCGAGGCGCCTGGCGGCTCAGAACTCGGTGGTGCACTGCCACTGATTGAAGGGAATTTCCTGGCAGTAGCACCAGCCTTGCGCGCCATTGCTGAACACACAGGGCACTTCGGAGGTCGGGTTGCAGCCACGGTTCTGGATCTGCTCACAGGACGTGGCGAGCTCCGCCTTGTCCTGCTGCGCGGGCGCTTCGTTCCCGGTGCTGTCGGGCTCAACTCCCCCACCACACCCCACTCCCACTGCGGCGACGAGGAACGCGGACACGAGGACGGCTCTGAACATGCGTGAGGCCCCTTTCACGAAAGGAAACGGGATGGGACACAACTCGAGACGCGTTCGTCAAGCAAATCCACGTACAGACGATCTTGATGCTGTCATGGTCCAGCACGAGCGTCGCCGACACACCGTCCCCATCGATCTTCGATGTTGAACGTGCTCTGATGTGCCCGGGCAGTCACCTGTTGTCTCGACAATCACTTGCACAGGAGAAGTCATGAACGCGTTGATCAAGCCCCTGGTAAATCTGGCTGTTCTCTCCGTCCTCACCTTCGCGCCTTCCGCGCTGGCGGTCCTGCCTTGCGACCAGACGTGTGGAGAGAGCGTGCCGTGCGACAGCGAGTGTTATGTGGCGTGGCTGGGGCGCACGACCTGCGGTAAGGCCGGCCTGGAGTGCACGAGCGAACCCCTGGAAGCCTCGCAGGTCTCCAGGACCGAGCAGCGGTCCTCGTCCGAGGAGTCCTCGCTGACGTGCCATGCGCCGAAGCAGGCACCCGAGTCCTCTGCTCAGCCCGCCAGGAGCTGACGCCCGGTGCACGGCCAGTGCAGGCCCGCGCCGGGCTGAGCGCGAGCGTGCGTTCGGACCCCACGGTAGAATCCACCGGGCTCGCCGAAAAGGACGGCCTTGCATTGACGCCGCTCTCCTCATTCACGCTTCGCGGCGAGCCCGCGACTCGGAAAGGGCCCGTGGGCGCGCTTCTCCATGAAGGACGCGAGACGGGCCTGCGCATCCACGCCGCCATGCTCGAAGCACAGTTCCAGGTCCAGCCGAACCTCTTCCTGCTGTTCTTCACCGACGACTGTCCCTTCGAGGAAGAGCTTCAAATCCTGTTGCTGGACATGCACTTCCAGCTCCTGGATGGGCTCAGGTTGGGACAACCGTACACGCCGGGGATTCTCTCCGGGCTCGACGCCCAGGGTGAGCAGCGGCTCCTTTTCGACTTCTTCTCGGGCACACGCCTGCTCCTGAGCGTTCATCCCGAGGGCGTGTTTCACGTGAGCAGGCGCCTGCCGTCCTTCGCCAGACCCATCAAGGGCCGCTTCTTCGCCAGACACTATTTGACCCTCCAGAAAGCTCCGGGCGCCACGGACAAAGAAAACCAGGATGCCCGATAAGGAGCCGCGCTTTGAACTGGGCTTGACCCGGTGACGCGGACAGTTGGCTCTAGTACTACTATGTCATAAACGTCAGGCATTGCTGGAAATGGCCCCTGCACACGAGGGACCGCATTCCGCAGGCCGCGCCTCGGGCGTACTTGCTCGTATCTAATGGCCGAAACCTCCTCTGGACGCCGACCAATCCCTCAACTTTATGACACAGTAGTACTAGGTGGGGGAGGGCGGCGGTACGCAACTCAAGGCCCGCGACGGTGGGCGCCGGCAGGCGCCCTCTCGCTCATCGTTCTCTTCCTCTACTCGGCCTGCGCGACGCAGGGGCGCGGTGCGAGTCGGGAGACGGGGGGAGCGACGGCTGGGAGGCGGCGGCGGAAACTTAGGCGTGAGCGGTGCCGAGGGAGCTGCAGTTGGTTGTTGTCGTCTACGCGGGCCACGTCGAGGCGGGCGGGCAGACATGGGTGGTGGCCGTCACGCGGGAGGAGTACCAGCGCGCGGTGGCGCAGTTCCTCCAGCACCTCCAGGTGCAGGGAACACCACAAGAAGCCGCGCAAGGACTGCTCCAGGCCATGCCCGAGGAGGATCTGCTCTCCGAGGTGTCCCGCGACAGGGTGCTCACCTTGGCGCCCCTCGGCGACGAAGGCACACTCGTCCCCGCGGCCGAGGCGGCGCTCAAGGAGAAGAACCTCCGGTGGTGCCAGCCGCGCGGCGGCGGTGACTGCCTGGGCCTCGTCACGGACGGGCCCTACCTGCGCACCGACGACAGGCGCCCCCGGGCGCCCGCCCTAGCCTTCGGCTCGGTGCTGGACGAGACGCGAGCGGCCCTGGGGCGCGAACTCAGCCCACAGGCGGGGATGGCCGCGTTCTTGAAGGGCCTAGTCCAGCGCCGCCCGGGGATACCGACGTAGCGGCAGCTGCCCATGGTGGCAATGAACACTCGGTTTTGGCCCCCCCCGGCTCCCGTAGTGGGTGCGAGGAGGCACGAAGCAGCAGCGCCTTCCGGTGAGGGGGTTCACTCCACCACCTCCATCTGCATGGACTGCAGCGGAGGCTGTACCTTCCTCCGCAGCTGCTCCACCCACTGAGACTGTGGCGTCGCCGGCATGGGTGGTAGCGTCGGTGCCTCACTTCGAGGAGGCGCGCGTGGCAGCAACCTGGGACAATGTCCTGCCGAGTCTCATCACCAGCCTGTTCGACAAGGCGATCCTCGGCGGCGTGCTGGCCGTCGTGGGCTTCTGGTTCCAGAAGCGGCTTGAGGTCTACAAGCGCGACCAATCGCTCGCGTCGGAGTGGGCCAAGGCGCGCATGGCCGCCTACCACAGAGTGCTCTCTGCTCTATCGAAATTCGATATCGCCGTAGGTCTTCTGCAGGCAGCGGCGCTGGGCGAACTCCCTACCTCGGAAACCCGGCCAAGGACGGTGGTGTTACAGGAGAAGCGCGAGGGGTTTCAGACGGCCTTCAGGGAAGTACAGGAGGTGCTGGCACCGGAGCGGCTCCTCATTGGAGTCAGCTTCACAAGGGCGATTGCGAGATACGTAACCGAGTGCCACACCTACTTGGTGGAGCTACAGAACGGCGCGAGGCCTGATGAGCCCGCGCTTGAACGCAAAGACGCAGAGATCGACCGTCTCCGCAAAGCGATCGATCTCTGCCTGCCTCCGTTCGCCAGGCCCCCTGCTGGGGACCGGCACTTCAGCGCCCCGGAACTCGATGACGTCATCAGGGGTCTCGACGTGATGGAGATGAAAGGACCCAAGAAGTAGCCAGCGGACGGCGAGGGCCCGTAGGGCCCGCCCACTACTTACTGCACCACCTCCGGAGGGCGTACCCCAATCACTGGGGGGATGAGATTGCTTCGATAGCGTTCGCTGAGACCCTTGGTGGCTCGAACCGGACGCTCCTCTATTCGAACGGCAAGGTTCACAATGAGTAGAGCTAGTGGAGTGTCCGCGAAGTAATTCGACATAGTCGTTGGGAGCGCAACGCCCTACTCGGAGGCACGACCCGACCTGGTAATACCGGGTCGGGAAAGCGATGTCCGTCCTCTATGTTGAAAAACTTGTCGGACACTCCACTAGCCACTTGAGCTGGGGGGACGCGGCCGCGAGTTCGTCGTCGAGAACGTCACTATCAACTGAGGTGCGCAAGCCCCGTGCCGTGGGCCAGCGCCCGAACGTGAAGCAGAAGCGAAGGTGGGGGCGGAGGCTTGCGGTGGCGTTGGGTACGAGCCAGGCGCGTCAGCTCAAGCCCAGGGCGTTCAGGCAGTTGCGCGCCGCCTCTGGAATCTCAGGTGGAGGGACTGAATCCAGCGACTAGGTCGTCATCAACTTGAAACGCCTGCGGGTGCGAAAGGAGCGAAGTGCTCAGATGCACCTCTCGCTCCTCCGTCTCGGCTGCTGCCTCATCCTCTACCGCGAGTTAGAGCGCCACTTACGAGATGGTCCCTGAGGAGGCAGGGCATGTTACCTGCCCTCTCTGGTCCATTTTTGAAACGAGTTCTTACGAGTGAGGTTCACCAGATGAGCGAGAACATGAAGGGACTGCTCCTGGAGGATCGCTGGGCGCCTGTCACTTCCGAACTGGGATTTCTGGAGACGGATGCGGAGCACGCTGCCCGCGCATTCGCGGCGTGGCAGGGCGGGTTGCTGGCCCCCCGTGGCATCACCGTGGGGGTATCTCCGGTTTCAGGAACCCTGGAGCAGACTCTTTCCTCCCTACTGCCCCTGAACGATGCGGAGAGGCGCCGGCACCTCTTCATCCCAACGAGCAGTCCCTGGACGGCCTACATCGACAACGGATGGCAGGGGACCGATGCCGCGAGCGCCATGGCCTACATGGCCCGGACGATGGGCTGCCGGGGCATGCGTGTGGTCGCGGTGCCCCACACCCTGCGCAAGGACAAGGGCCGCTATGGCGCCGTGATGTTCGAGCTGTACGGTCCACGGCAGACGGACTGGCTCAACTACCTGCGCACCCTCCATGCCGCCAACGATGGTGGCCGCTGGGTGTTCGGCCAGTCCGGCGAGCCATTACCCTTCGAGAAGCTGGAGCGGTACCAGGCACGCAAGGTGCGGGACCGCTTCACCTTCGACATGCTCGAGGAGTACCTGCACCACCTGGGGCTGTCCCCCTTCCAGGAGGACTTCTACCTGCCCCAGGGCTCTCCCGCCTGGCTCGTGGAGAAAACAGGGCCTGTCGTCTCCACGCAAAAGGAGTACACCCTCGCTCAGGTCCGTGAGGACTTCTGAGGCGGCCACCGCGTGACTCAAAAGACACCGTTCGGCACCAACGAGTGGAAGGAAGGCGACTCTCAGGGTTGGACGGATTGCGGCAGACGGCCTCGGTCTTTCGAAATGGGCATGTAGCACTTGCCCTGATACTCGGCCTGGGTCACAGAGCAGGGAGGACGCCGAGCGAGCTCCATCCAACAACCCCCATTGATTTCGACTTCATCTGCCTGGGTTCTGCACGGAGCCTTCGCCTGGTTGCGAAAAGGCTGTGCGGGCAGAGGGTAGGCAATGCTCGGTGCCTGCGAATCCTCCGTATTGATCAAATCCGGTGCATCGGTTGAGGCAGGTCCTTGGGACTTCACGTCGGGCAAGATGGGCTCCGAGTGCTCGGGCCCGCTTGCCCCATGCAACCAGACGCCCAGTCCCAGCGCGAGCACGGCGAGGCCCGCGACGGCACGCGGACCCCATCGACCCCAGGGGCTCACCCGTCCTTCCGCGAGGTGAGCCTGCAACTGGGCGTTGTCCTCCACGCGTTCGACCGCGGCAGTCATCAGCACAAGGATGTCCACCAGTTCCTTCACCGGGACCGAGGCAGGCGCCTGCTCCACCTCCAGCGTCACGGAGGGCGGCTCTGGCTGACAGGAGAGCCGCAGCCGCCATACTCCCTCGGGTTGCCATTCCACACGGTCTCCGGGTAGCAGCGTCAGTGCTGCTCTCCCCGTGCCGGTATGCCGCGCTTCGTAGAGGCTTCCCAAGCCGGGCCCTACCTCCTCATATCTCCTGCCGAGCTGGAATGGCCCCGGCCCATCGTTCTTCCCAGTCTTCTCGTTCGCCACGTGCTGTCCCTTCGGGAATGCGCGCTTCACGCCCGCCCAGGGGAGCGGATTTGACTCCACGAGTCAAGTCGCTCCATGGGTCCTGTTGGGTTCTCCGAGGCCAGTTTCCTGAACCTGGCTGACGTCGTGCTCCAGCAGCGCTGCATCTACAGCGAGCAAGACGTGCACAGCGCACTCGGCGAGGAGCTCGGGGTCTGCGGTATGTACGAGACCGGCGGAGTTGGGACTTACCGCGCCGCGGCCCGGGCCATCTCCACCGAGCGCAGGATGGCCTCCGGAGTCGCCGGCGAGGCCAGCTCCACCGGCGTACGCGGCGGCCCGAAGGCGGCCACCGCATGCCGCAGCGCCGTCACCGCTCCAATGGCCAGCATCAACGGGGGCTCTCCCACCGCCTTGCTGCCATGGATGGTGTTGTCCTGCGGCGCGCGCTCCAGCAAGGCCACGCGGAAGTCCTCGGGCGCGTCCCCCACCGCCGGAATCTTGTACGTGTCCGGCGAGTGCGTGAGGAGCCGCCCCTTCGCGTCGAACAGCACCTCCTCGCACGTCAGCCACCCCAGGCCCTGGATGAAGCCTCCCTCCACCTGGCCCCGGTCGATGCTCGGCACCAGCGAAGTGCCGACGTCGTGCAGGACATCCACCCGGCGCACCCGGTGCTCGCCGGTGAGGCCGCTCACCTCCACTTCCACCACGGCGGCCCCGAAGGCGTAGTAGTGGAATGGCTTCCCGCGTCCTGCCACCCGGTCGTACGAGATGTCCGGCGTGCGGTAGTAGCCCGTGGCCGACAGCGACACCTGGGCCAGATACGCGGCGTGCACCACCTCGGCGAAGGACACCGAGCGCTCGGCGCGCGCGGGGAGGAAGACGCGCCCCCCGGTGAAGACGAGCGAGTCCGCCTCGCCGCCGCGTTCGAGCTGCAACAACCTCGCGGCCACCGGGCGCAACCGGTCCCGAATCACCTCACACGCCTGCTTCACCGCCATGCCGTTGAGGTCCGAGCCGCTCGAGGCCGCCGTGGCCGAGGTGTTGGGCACCTTGTCCGTGGCGGTGTTCATCACCCGGACGCGCTCGACGGGCACGCCCAGCTCGTGGGCGCACACGGCCCGCATCTTGGTGTGCAGCCCCTGCCCCATCTCGGTGCCACCGTGATTGAGCTGCACGCTGCCGTCCGTGTACACCATCACCAGGGCCCCGGCCTGGTTGAGGAAGCTCGTGGTGAAGGAGATGCCGAACTTCACCGGCTGGAAGCCGATGCCCCGCTTCGTCCACTTCGAGCTGGCATTGAAGGCGTCGATCTCCGCCCGGCGCCGGGCGTAGTCACTGGAGTTCATCAGCTCCGCGTGGATGCGCGGCAGGCGGTTGCCCTCCACGGCCTGTCCATACGGCGTCACGTTCGAGGGCGCGTCCCGGTAGTAGTTGCGCTCGCGCACCACCGTGGGGTCCATCCCGAGCCGCTCGGCGGCGCGATTGAGCACCTCCTCCATCACGAACATGCCCTGCGGTCCGCCGAAGCCGCGGAAGGCCGTGTTCGAGGGCAGGTTCGTCCGAGCCACCTGCCCGGTGAAGTGCAGGACCGGGATGAAATAAGCGTTGTCCAGGTGGAAGAGGGCCCGATCCAGGATGGCGCGCGACAGGTCCGTGCTCCAGCCGCCGTCGGAGTACAGCTCCACCTTCAGCGCGAGCAGCCGCCCCTCGGTGTCGAAGCCGGCGTCGAAGCGGCCCAGGAAGGGGTGGCGCTTGCCCGTGAAGGCCATGTCCTGGTCGCGGTTGAGCCACACCTTCACCGGCCGCCCGGTGGCTCGCGCGCCCAGGGCCGCCAGGCACGCGAAGGGCGCGGCCTGCGTCTCCTTGCCGCCGAAGCCTCCGCCCATGCGCGGCACCTCCACCACCACCTGGTGCCGCCCCGTGCCGAGCACCTCGGCCACGAGCGTCTGCACCTCCGTCGGGTGCTGGGTGGAGCACCACAGGTGCACCGCGCCGTCCTCGCCGGGCACCGCCAGCGTCACCTGAGTCTCCAGGTAGAAGTGGTCCTGCGCGCCCGTCATGCACTCGCCCGCGAGGCGCACCGGCGCGGCGGCGAGCGCGGCTTCCGGCTCTCCCCGGCGGATGGTGTGCACGTCCGAGAGGAAGGAGCCGGCCTCCACCGCCTCCTTCAACGTCAGCAGCGCGGGCAGCGGCTCGTACTCCACCTCCACCAGCGCGGCGGCCCGGCGGGCCAGCGCGGCGCTCTCCGCGAGCACCACCGCCACCGTCTGTCCGTGGAAGTGCACCTCGCCCTCGGCGAACAGGGGCTCGTCCTTGAAGACGGGGCCCACCTGGTTGTGCCCGGGCACGTCCTCGGCGAAGAGCACCGCGTGGACTCCGGGCAGCGCCCGGGCGCGCGAGGCATCCCTGCGCACGATGCGCGCGTGCGCGTGCGGCGAGGTGACGAGGTGCCCCGCCAGCATCCCCGGCGGCTCGGGCATGTCGTCCACGTAGACGGCTTCGCCGCTGGTGTGCTTCAGGCCGCTCTCGTGCGGAGCCGGGGCATGCAGGGGCGTGCTCGCCGGTGAGGGACGCTGGGCCTGGGGGGTCTCGGGAGAAGAAGGAATCGTGCTCATCCGCGTCACCTCACCTGCACCGTGGCCGTGTGCCCCCGCGCGAGCCGCGGCTGCGGCTCCGAGAGCGTCTCGTGGAAGAAGCCGCGCAGGAGGTTCTTCGCCACCCGCGCGCGGTACCACGCCGAGCCCCGGTGGTCGGACAGGGGCTGGAAGTCCTCCTCCAGCTTCGCCAGCGCCTCCTCCACCGTGGCCTCCGTCCAGGGCCGGCCCACCAGCGCGGCCTCCGTGCGCCGGGCCCGCGCGGGCGTGGCCGCCATGCCGCCATAGGCCAGCCGGGCCTCCGTCACCCTCCCCTCCCCGTCCACCACCACGCGGAAGCCCGCGGACACGGCGCTGATGTCCAGCTCGCGCCGCTTGGACACCTTGTAGGCCAGGGCCCTCGCGCCCACCGGTTGCGCCGGCACGTCCACGAAGGCCAGCACCTCGCCACGCCCGAGCGCCGTGCGCCGGTAGCCCTGGAAGAAGTCCTCCAGCGGCATCCGCCGCTCTCCCGCCCGCGAGCGCAGCACCGCCTCGGCGCCCAGCGCGAGCAGCACCGGCGCCATGTCACCGATGGGCGACGCGGTGCACAGGTTGCCGCCCACCGTCGCGCGGTTCTTGATCTGCCGCGAGCCGAAGTAGCGCAGCATCCGCTCCAGGGGCGGGCACGTGGCGCGCGCGTAGTCCTCCAGGTCCGTCAGCCGCACCGTGGCGCCCACGCGGTGCCCACCGCCACGAGGCTCCAGCACGCGCAGCTCGGACAGGGCCTCCAGCGACACCAGCAGCGGCGGCTCCGCGTAGCGCTTCGTCACCTCCAGCGACAGGTCCGTCCCGCCCACCACGAAGCGCGCCTCCGGGTGCTTCTCCAGCACGTCCCAGAGGGCCTCCAGCGAGCCGGGGGTGAAGAAGCGCTGGGCACCGGCCTCGTAGGCCAGCTCCATCGGGCCGGGCTGCGTCTCCGCGAGCGCCCGGGCGAAGCGGTCCGGCGGACGCAGGCCGGCCACCTGGCTCGTGGCCTCGCGGATGGGCCGGTAGCCGGTGCAGCGGCAGAGGTTGCCGCACATCTGCGCGTCCAGCTTCCAGGGCTCGTCCAGGTCCTTGCGGTGGCAGGCCTCCAGCATCGCCATGGCGACACCGGGGGTGCAGTAGCCGCACTGAGAGCCCAGCTCGCGCGCCAGCGTCTCCTGGACGACGTGGTACTTCCCGCCCTCCTTGAGGGCCTCCACCGTGTAGACGCGCTTGCCCTGCACCATGGGCAGCAGCACCAGGCACGCGTTCACCGCACGCAGGGCCGGTGCCCCCTGACCATCCTGCTCCAGGATGGCGACGGAGCAGGCCCCACAGTCCCCCTCGGCACAACCCTCCTTGGTGCCGGTCAGGTGCGCCCTGTCCCTCAGGTAGCGCAGCAGGGTGGTGGTGGGAGAGAGCCCCGTCTCCTCGACGGGCCGGTCATTCAGGAAGAAGCGCAGGCGTTCCATGGGCCTCCCCTGGCCCCCAGGAGGGAGGCCGGGGGGCCAGCGTACTACGGCCGGCGCGTTCCCGCCCGGTCAGGACTGGCAGATACCCGACACGGCTCAGCCCCGCAGGGCGAGCAGTGCCACCAGGCTGACGAGGAAGTAGGGGACCAGGCCCGCGGCCCCCGCGTAGTCCTTGGCCATGCGCTGGCCGAAGAAGAGGGCCACGAAGGAGAGCCCCGAGAGGGCCGCGCCCCAGATGGCCACCCGCGTGCCACCCGCGAACACCAGCACCACCACGCCGGCCGCGCTCACCGAGCCCGCTGCCAGCTCCAGCAGCGTGAGGGTGGCCAGCATGGGCGCCACCACCCCGCGCAGCGGGCTCTTGGCGAAGTGCCCGGTGAGCCATCCGAGGTTGCCCTTCCAGTCGAAGACCTTGTCCAGTCCGGACTGAAGGAAGGTGATGGCGAGGAAGAGGACGCACAGCGTCTGGACGAGCCAGAGCGGGAAGAGGTTCGAGTCGAGCGACGGCATGGGACGCGCACTCTAGCTTGCCTGCCCGCTTCCCCAAGTACCAAGCAGTGTCCGCGAGCCGTCAGCCGGGCGGTCTCCACCCCTACCTTCCGGTCGGGGGAGCCCCCATCGTCCGCCCATGGCCACTGAACAAGGTTCCCGGCGGGTCTTCATCGGGCTCATCCTCCTCGCCATCGCCCTGGTGCTGCTGGTCGCCTCGCCCTTCTTCGAGGCCTTCTTCCTGGCCGCGGTGCTCGCCGGGGCGTTCCAGGGCCTGCAGGGGTGGTTGACGCGGAAGTTCCGGGGGAAGAGCGGGCTGTCGGCCGGGGTCATCTGCGTGGGCACCGTCCTGGCCCTGCTGGCGCCCCTGGCCGCCCTCACCGCCTTCATCGTCTCCGAGGTCATCGAAGGGGTGAACTTCATCTCCAACATCGTGCAGCAGCGGGGACTGGAGGGACTGCTGGCCTACGTTCCCGGCCCGCTGCGAGACCACGCCGGACAGTTGCTGGATCGCTTCCAGACGCGGAGCGCCGGGCTGTGGCAGACGCTGCAGGAGCAGCTGAGCACCCGGGGCGCCACCGCGGCCCAGACGGTGGGCGGAGTCGTGGCGACCACGGGCTCGGCGGTCCTGCAGACGGCGATGATGCTCATCGCGCTCTACTTCCTGCTGGTGGACGGCGGGCGGCTCGTCACCTGGCTGGAGAGCGTGTCCCCCCTCAGGCGCGGGCAGACGACGGAGCTGCTGACCGAGTTCCGCAGGGTCACCAAGTCGGTGCTGGTGTCCACCATCGCCACCGCGGGTGTGCAGGCGGTGGCGGCGCTGGTGGGCTACCTCATCACCGGCGTGCCCGTGCCCATCTTCTTCGGGGCGGTGACGTTCTTCTTCGCCCTCATCCCGGCCATCGGTGGCGCCTCGGTGTGCATCGTCGCCTCCATCATCCTGCTGGCCACCGGCCACCCCGTGGCCGCCCTCATCCTGGCGCTCTGGGGCGTCATCGTGGTGGGGCTCTCCGACAACATCGTCAAGCCGCTGCTGGCCAAGCGCGGCATGCACATGCACGGCGCCATCGTCTTCTTCGCCCTGCTCGGCGGCCTGGCCGTCTTCGGCGCCATCGGCCTGCTGCTGGGGCCGCTCATCGTGGCCTTCTTCCTCTCCGTGGTGCGCATCTACGAGCGCGACTACGGCCGCCCCTCCGGGCGCCCCGGGGACCCGGGCACCCCTCCCCTGAACAAGCCCACCGTGCCCGAAGGTGAGGAGTGGGAGCCCTCCGGACTCCACCCGGAGGAGACGCACCCCCACTGAGTCTCCGAGGGGAGCCCACCGGGGCTCCCCTCCCGAGGGACTACGGCTGGACGACGGCGCCGGACACGTTGAGCGTGTAGCTGCTCGTGGCGCCCGCGTAGCCCACCACCTTCACGTAGTAGGTGCCCGCCGCCGAAACGTTGTAGGTGCCCACCTCGGGGTTGGCCGTGGTGTAG
Proteins encoded in this region:
- the xdhA gene encoding xanthine dehydrogenase small subunit; this encodes MERLRFFLNDRPVEETGLSPTTTLLRYLRDRAHLTGTKEGCAEGDCGACSVAILEQDGQGAPALRAVNACLVLLPMVQGKRVYTVEALKEGGKYHVVQETLARELGSQCGYCTPGVAMAMLEACHRKDLDEPWKLDAQMCGNLCRCTGYRPIREATSQVAGLRPPDRFARALAETQPGPMELAYEAGAQRFFTPGSLEALWDVLEKHPEARFVVGGTDLSLEVTKRYAEPPLLVSLEALSELRVLEPRGGGHRVGATVRLTDLEDYARATCPPLERMLRYFGSRQIKNRATVGGNLCTASPIGDMAPVLLALGAEAVLRSRAGERRMPLEDFFQGYRRTALGRGEVLAFVDVPAQPVGARALAYKVSKRRELDISAVSAGFRVVVDGEGRVTEARLAYGGMAATPARARRTEAALVGRPWTEATVEEALAKLEEDFQPLSDHRGSAWYRARVAKNLLRGFFHETLSEPQPRLARGHTATVQVR
- a CDS encoding AI-2E family transporter; translated protein: MATEQGSRRVFIGLILLAIALVLLVASPFFEAFFLAAVLAGAFQGLQGWLTRKFRGKSGLSAGVICVGTVLALLAPLAALTAFIVSEVIEGVNFISNIVQQRGLEGLLAYVPGPLRDHAGQLLDRFQTRSAGLWQTLQEQLSTRGATAAQTVGGVVATTGSAVLQTAMMLIALYFLLVDGGRLVTWLESVSPLRRGQTTELLTEFRRVTKSVLVSTIATAGVQAVAALVGYLITGVPVPIFFGAVTFFFALIPAIGGASVCIVASIILLATGHPVAALILALWGVIVVGLSDNIVKPLLAKRGMHMHGAIVFFALLGGLAVFGAIGLLLGPLIVAFFLSVVRIYERDYGRPSGRPGDPGTPPLNKPTVPEGEEWEPSGLHPEETHPH
- the xdhB gene encoding xanthine dehydrogenase molybdopterin binding subunit yields the protein MSTIPSSPETPQAQRPSPASTPLHAPAPHESGLKHTSGEAVYVDDMPEPPGMLAGHLVTSPHAHARIVRRDASRARALPGVHAVLFAEDVPGHNQVGPVFKDEPLFAEGEVHFHGQTVAVVLAESAALARRAAALVEVEYEPLPALLTLKEAVEAGSFLSDVHTIRRGEPEAALAAAPVRLAGECMTGAQDHFYLETQVTLAVPGEDGAVHLWCSTQHPTEVQTLVAEVLGTGRHQVVVEVPRMGGGFGGKETQAAPFACLAALGARATGRPVKVWLNRDQDMAFTGKRHPFLGRFDAGFDTEGRLLALKVELYSDGGWSTDLSRAILDRALFHLDNAYFIPVLHFTGQVARTNLPSNTAFRGFGGPQGMFVMEEVLNRAAERLGMDPTVVRERNYYRDAPSNVTPYGQAVEGNRLPRIHAELMNSSDYARRRAEIDAFNASSKWTKRGIGFQPVKFGISFTTSFLNQAGALVMVYTDGSVQLNHGGTEMGQGLHTKMRAVCAHELGVPVERVRVMNTATDKVPNTSATAASSGSDLNGMAVKQACEVIRDRLRPVAARLLQLERGGEADSLVFTGGRVFLPARAERSVSFAEVVHAAYLAQVSLSATGYYRTPDISYDRVAGRGKPFHYYAFGAAVVEVEVSGLTGEHRVRRVDVLHDVGTSLVPSIDRGQVEGGFIQGLGWLTCEEVLFDAKGRLLTHSPDTYKIPAVGDAPEDFRVALLERAPQDNTIHGSKAVGEPPLMLAIGAVTALRHAVAAFGPPRTPVELASPATPEAILRSVEMARAAAR
- a CDS encoding DoxX family protein codes for the protein MPSLDSNLFPLWLVQTLCVLFLAITFLQSGLDKVFDWKGNLGWLTGHFAKSPLRGVVAPMLATLTLLELAAGSVSAAGVVVLVFAGGTRVAIWGAALSGLSFVALFFGQRMAKDYAGAAGLVPYFLVSLVALLALRG
- a CDS encoding 2'-5' RNA ligase family protein encodes the protein MEPLIVTLKLDVDTFSRFDRLRREHFPAKLNHLSAHLTLFHHLPGEERDRVEADLRAVAPTAAVDLQVTGPRSLGRGVAFEIVSPPLSSLRAELARRWAHWLTPQDRQGFRPHVTVQNKVPAEEARALKASLEAGFSPFTARGEGLLLWRYLGGPWALEAEVPFI